TACAAACAGAATGGACATGGAGCAATTACCGGAATATATCCATTCATTAAAACTTCTTAAAACGAAATATGAGAAGTTTATTGATGTACAGATAGGTCTGGAAACTGAATTCCTACCAAGTTTTCGGACCTATTACGAAAAACTAGTAGAAATGGGTGGGTTAGATTTACTTATTCTTGGACAGCATTTTTATGAAGTGGAGCCTGATGTGTATAGTTTTTCAATGGAAGATAAGCACAACGAGTATATTGGATTGGCTAAAGCGACTCTTCAAGGAATAAAATCTGGTTATTTTTCAGTGGTAGCACATTCTGACCGGATTTTTCGAAGAAAAACCGGATGGGACGAAACTATGGCTGGAATTTCAAAAGAGATCATTGATGAGGCAAAAAAGGTTGGTATTCCACTAGAGATAAATGCATCTTCTATTAGGAGAAGGCTGTACAAACAGGAGTTTTGGGACTTAGTACCTCCTGAAGTTAAAATCATCAAAGGTATAGATGCGCATTCTGTTGCAGAACTAAATGAAGGGTTTACCAAATGTCATTATTGCACGAGCTTTAGAAAATAAATATATAAAGACATCTGATTTGAGTGAAAAGCAATTGCTATAATTGAGAGAATCATGCAAGAACCTGAAGTGCTAAGAAATGATTAATACTATAATCGGGCATAGTGAAGACAATCTATTTAAATCTATACATCAATTTGATTTATAAGAACCAGATTGACATCTCTTCATCTATGGCATATTATAATAGTAACAGGACTCCCCACACCTCTCACGCAAATGATGTGTCCCATGGGGAGACATTTTTTATACGGAAAAGAGTGAAATTAATCTTGAAAGAACCGTAAGCGGTTAACAACAGGGTGCCTTGTAAATAAGAAAGAGACCGACTATGATAATTAGTCAGTCTCAAATAATCACTTACCACACTCTGCTTGTACTGCCTCTGACCAAGGCATCAAAAATTTCAGATCTTCTGGGTGATTATGATAATCCGTATCAGGCATATACAATAATAAGTATTCTAGATATGTATATACATTAAGTCCGTTTGCTTTTGCTGTTTCGACTATGCTATATACTGCAGCACTTGCTTCAGCTCCTTTCGGTGTATCTGAAAATAGCCAGTTTTTACGGCCAATACAGAATGGACGTATGCTGTTTTCTGCTGTATTGTTTGAAATGGAGCATCTTCCATCAAGAAGATAATTCTCCATATATGGCTTCTGATTCTTTGCATACGTTACAGCTTTACCTAGAGCAGAGCCATTTAATACCGTAAGGTTTTCAAGCCAGCACCAAAAGGCATCAAGGACTGGGCGTTCCAGTTCAAGACGCTTAGTATATCTAACTTCAGGGGACAGTTCCTTAAGACTTTCCTCTATAAGGAAGAGCTTATTGCAGTAGTCCCTTCCGATTTCTGCATTGGTAGGTGGGGCATTCTTTGCCTTCTTTCCAGGAATAGCCTCTATGAACTTCCTTCGAAGGTGAGCCCAACAACCGCACCGGATAACTTCAAGCTTGTTATATCCACCGTATCCATCGGTATGAAGATATCCTCTGAACCCCTTTAGGTATTCGACTGGATTATCACCGTTTCTTGTTGGTCTGTAATCATACAAGATGATGGGAGCTTTCCCGTCATTACCAGAGCGATAAAGCCACATGTAGGACTTCGTCTGAGGTTTTTTACCATCCTCCTTCAGTACTTGGATAGGTGTTTCATCGCAATGAATGATATCCCTTTCTAGTAGCTTCTTCCTTAAGTACTGGATTACAGGATAGAAATAATCTTGGGAGCAACGTATAATCCAGTTAGCCATAGTGCTACGTTTTAAGGCAATACCGAGATTCTCCCAGTCCTTTTCCTGGCGATAAAGTGGCATGCTATTCACGTATTTCTGATACATTACGTTGGCTACAGAACTTGGTGATGCAAGTGAATGGTTCATTAAAGATGTCGGTGTAGGTGCCTTTTCTATATAGGGTTTGTCGGTATGTTTACACTTAGGACATTCATAAGCCATTCGGACATAACGAACAATACGTAGTTTAGCAGGTATGTACTCCAGCTCCTCACGAACCGTTTCCTTACC
The nucleotide sequence above comes from Variimorphobacter saccharofermentans. Encoded proteins:
- a CDS encoding PHP domain-containing protein, producing the protein MQHEKESSITTGTREFFHVHTSRCKHASSDTDDDYTEAALKLGASKIVFTDHCPFPENPFTNRMDMEQLPEYIHSLKLLKTKYEKFIDVQIGLETEFLPSFRTYYEKLVEMGGLDLLILGQHFYEVEPDVYSFSMEDKHNEYIGLAKATLQGIKSGYFSVVAHSDRIFRRKTGWDETMAGISKEIIDEAKKVGIPLEINASSIRRRLYKQEFWDLVPPEVKIIKGIDAHSVAELNEGFTKCHYCTSFRK
- the tnpC gene encoding IS66 family transposase; the encoded protein is MNNKDAYIEQLENTIKKLQLQVDNLTEMILILRKEKFGSSSEKTPKDDIEGQLHLFNEAEAYSDSPDPEPITKEVKGYTRTHTKTKRVEIIKDLPVREILCEIPIEDQYCIQCGNNLKPIGKETVREELEYIPAKLRIVRYVRMAYECPKCKHTDKPYIEKAPTPTSLMNHSLASPSSVANVMYQKYVNSMPLYRQEKDWENLGIALKRSTMANWIIRCSQDYFYPVIQYLRKKLLERDIIHCDETPIQVLKEDGKKPQTKSYMWLYRSGNDGKAPIILYDYRPTRNGDNPVEYLKGFRGYLHTDGYGGYNKLEVIRCGCWAHLRRKFIEAIPGKKAKNAPPTNAEIGRDYCNKLFLIEESLKELSPEVRYTKRLELERPVLDAFWCWLENLTVLNGSALGKAVTYAKNQKPYMENYLLDGRCSISNNTAENSIRPFCIGRKNWLFSDTPKGAEASAAVYSIVETAKANGLNVYTYLEYLLLYMPDTDYHNHPEDLKFLMPWSEAVQAECGK